From the Diospyros lotus cultivar Yz01 chromosome 13, ASM1463336v1, whole genome shotgun sequence genome, one window contains:
- the LOC127788866 gene encoding uncharacterized protein LOC127788866: protein MPSAKPIATAAGMLRRRLSPALRTRGGGGDGPSRWTSAGHQERPNGYLFNRTPSPPGQPRKWEDWELPCYITSFLTIVILGVGLNAKPDLTLESWAHRKALERLEAQQQLAALSSSSDDAD from the coding sequence ATGCCATCGGCGAAACCGATCGCGACCGCCGCAGGGATGCTACGCCGTCGCCTGAGCCCCGCCTTGCGCACCCGCGGAGGCGGCGGCGACGGGCCGAGCCGCTGGACCTCGGCTGGCCACCAGGAGCGCCCCAACGGCTACCTCTTCAACCGAACGCCTTCGCCGCCGGGGCAGCCTCGGAAGTGGGAGGACTGGGAACTCCCTTGCTACATCACCAGCTTCCTCACCATCGTCATCCTTGGCGTCGGCCTCAACGCCAAGCCCGATCTCACCCTCGAGTCCTGGGCCCATCGCAAGGCCCTCGAACGCCTCGAAGCGCAGCAGCAATTGGCCGCCCTCTCTTCCTCCTCCGATGACGCCGATTAA